A single genomic interval of Nostoc commune NIES-4072 harbors:
- a CDS encoding carbon-nitrogen hydrolase family protein translates to MKSYLAAAIQLTSVPDLQKNLAQAEELIELAVRQGAELVGLPENFSYMGEEKDKLAQGDAIALESEKFLKKMAQRFQITILGGSFPVPVDNTGKVYNTTLLIDPNGQELARYYKVHLFDVNVPDGNTYRESSTVVAGTQLPPVHFSEKLGNLGLSICYDVRFPELYRHLADKGADVIFIPAAFTAFTGKDHWQVLLQARAIENTAYVIAPAQTGNNYARRLTHGHAVIIDPWGVILADAGEKPGIAIAEIKPTRLEQVRRQMPSLQHRVF, encoded by the coding sequence ATGAAGTCTTATTTAGCCGCCGCTATTCAATTGACCAGTGTGCCCGATTTACAAAAAAATTTGGCACAGGCAGAAGAATTAATAGAGCTTGCCGTGCGTCAAGGTGCTGAATTGGTAGGTTTGCCAGAAAACTTTTCCTATATGGGAGAAGAAAAAGACAAACTCGCGCAAGGTGATGCGATCGCTCTTGAAAGCGAAAAGTTTCTCAAAAAAATGGCTCAACGCTTTCAAATTACGATCTTGGGCGGCAGCTTTCCAGTTCCGGTAGACAATACAGGCAAAGTTTATAACACCACTCTACTTATCGACCCAAACGGTCAAGAACTTGCCCGCTACTACAAAGTACACCTATTTGATGTTAACGTCCCGGACGGCAACACCTATCGGGAATCCAGCACGGTTGTGGCTGGTACGCAACTACCACCTGTCCATTTTTCAGAAAAGCTTGGTAATTTAGGGCTTTCCATTTGTTATGATGTCCGCTTCCCTGAACTGTACCGTCATCTGGCAGATAAGGGAGCTGATGTTATCTTTATTCCCGCCGCCTTTACCGCCTTTACTGGCAAAGACCACTGGCAAGTATTACTACAAGCCAGAGCCATCGAAAATACCGCCTACGTCATTGCTCCTGCTCAAACAGGCAATAACTACGCTCGTCGTCTAACCCACGGCCACGCCGTTATTATCGACCCTTGGGGCGTAATTTTAGCCGATGCCGGAGAAAAACCGGGAATTGCGATCGCAGAAATCAAGCCCACTAGGCTCGAACAAGTCCGTCGTCAAATGCCATCTTTACAACATCGGGTGTTCTAG
- a CDS encoding GuaB3 family IMP dehydrogenase-related protein has protein sequence MEIQLGRGKTARRAYGIDEIALVPGNRTLDPSLADTKWRIGNIEREIPIIASAMDGVVDVRMAVRLSQLGALGVLNLEGIHTRYADPDPILDRIASVGKDEFVALMQELYAEPIKPELIEQRIQEIKQQGGIAAVSATPAGASKYGEAVAKAGADLFFVQATVVSTAHLSPESLVPLDLAEFCRSMPIPVVLGNCVTYEVTLNLLKAGAAGVLVGIGPGAACTSRGVLGVGVPQATAIADCAAARDDYYKETGNYIPIIADGGLITGGDICKCIACGADGVMIGSPFARAAEAPGRGYHWGMATPSPVLPRGTRIRVATTGSLEQILVGPAGLDDGTHNLLGALKTSMGTLGAKNIKEMQQVEVVIAPSLLTEGKVYQKAQQLGMGK, from the coding sequence GTGGAAATTCAACTTGGGCGGGGAAAAACAGCTCGCAGAGCTTACGGAATAGATGAAATTGCTCTAGTCCCTGGTAACAGAACACTAGACCCCAGTTTGGCAGATACTAAGTGGCGTATTGGTAATATTGAGCGAGAAATCCCGATAATTGCTAGTGCAATGGATGGTGTAGTAGATGTTCGCATGGCTGTACGTTTGTCACAGTTAGGAGCATTGGGTGTCCTGAATTTAGAGGGTATTCACACTCGCTATGCTGACCCAGACCCAATATTAGATCGGATTGCCTCTGTGGGGAAAGATGAATTTGTTGCCCTGATGCAAGAACTCTATGCCGAACCAATAAAGCCAGAATTAATTGAACAACGGATTCAGGAAATTAAACAACAAGGTGGCATTGCTGCCGTAAGTGCGACTCCAGCCGGTGCAAGTAAATACGGTGAGGCGGTAGCAAAGGCTGGGGCAGATTTATTTTTTGTACAGGCTACGGTAGTTTCTACTGCACATCTGTCACCAGAGTCTTTAGTACCACTTGATTTAGCAGAATTTTGTCGTTCCATGCCCATCCCCGTAGTGTTGGGGAATTGTGTAACTTACGAAGTCACTTTGAATTTGTTGAAAGCTGGGGCGGCTGGGGTACTGGTAGGAATTGGGCCTGGTGCTGCTTGTACGTCCCGTGGGGTGTTGGGGGTGGGTGTACCACAGGCGACTGCGATCGCAGATTGTGCCGCAGCACGAGATGATTACTACAAGGAAACTGGTAACTATATTCCCATCATCGCTGATGGTGGTTTAATCACCGGTGGCGATATTTGTAAATGCATCGCCTGTGGTGCCGATGGTGTGATGATTGGTTCTCCCTTTGCTAGAGCCGCAGAAGCTCCAGGACGAGGTTATCATTGGGGCATGGCAACTCCCAGCCCAGTGTTGCCCCGTGGCACCCGGATTCGCGTTGCTACCACCGGTAGCCTAGAGCAAATACTCGTTGGCCCAGCAGGGCTAGATGATGGCACTCACAATCTTTTAGGAGCCTTAAAGACAAGTATGGGCACATTAGGAGCTAAAAATATTAAAGAAATGCAGCAAGTGGAAGTTGTGATTGCGCCTTCCTTGTTAACCGAGGGTAAAGTTTACCAAAAAGCTCAACAATTAGGTATGGGGAAATAG
- a CDS encoding Uma2 family endonuclease — protein sequence MVKTLPQHWTIPLLENGDKLSLYEFERRYNAMPNLKKAELIEGIVYIMPAALRFRSHGQPHGWIVGWLFTYEAATPGVASAVEPTVRLDLDNEPQPDAVLLINPEAGGQARLSDDDYIEGAPELIVEIAASSVAIDLHAKKQAYRRNGVKEYIVWQVLDQKLTWFYLEQGEYVELATDSNGILRSQIFPGLWLGVAELLAGNMQSVLTVLQTGLQSPEHAGFVQRLEPFA from the coding sequence ATGGTAAAAACACTTCCACAGCATTGGACAATTCCCCTTTTGGAAAATGGCGACAAACTCAGCCTTTATGAATTTGAGCGTCGCTACAACGCCATGCCTAACTTGAAAAAAGCCGAATTGATTGAGGGAATTGTTTACATCATGCCTGCTGCTTTACGTTTTAGAAGTCACGGTCAACCGCATGGTTGGATTGTTGGTTGGTTATTTACTTACGAAGCGGCTACACCAGGTGTAGCGTCAGCAGTAGAACCCACTGTGCGCCTAGACTTAGATAACGAACCTCAACCAGATGCTGTACTTCTAATCAATCCCGAAGCGGGTGGTCAAGCAAGGCTGAGTGACGATGATTATATTGAAGGCGCACCAGAGTTAATTGTCGAAATTGCTGCTAGTAGTGTCGCCATCGACCTTCATGCTAAAAAACAAGCCTATCGTCGCAATGGAGTCAAAGAATATATCGTTTGGCAAGTACTCGATCAGAAATTGACCTGGTTCTATTTGGAACAGGGTGAGTATGTAGAGTTGGCTACTGATAGTAACGGAATTCTGCGAAGTCAAATTTTTCCAGGGTTGTGGTTAGGGGTTGCAGAGTTATTAGCGGGGAATATGCAGTCTGTGTTGACTGTTTTACAAACAGGCTTGCAATCTCCTGAACACGCAGGATTTGTCCAGAGACTAGAGCCTTTTGCCTGA
- a CDS encoding YdcF family protein, whose amino-acid sequence MVFALPLISWLGYKEVQSQIVQPQAVVVLGGSTRRLEREKFTAEFVRQHPNIPIWITGGSPARFTQQVFTKAGVDPKRLHLDYEAVDTVTNFTTLVDDLQSRGIKSVYLITSDFHMRRACVIGEIILGSRGIYLKPVPVPSEKPPESIEKSVRDGARAILWLATGYTGVNVVKNKR is encoded by the coding sequence ATGGTTTTTGCCCTACCGCTAATCAGCTGGTTGGGATACAAAGAAGTACAAAGCCAAATTGTACAACCGCAAGCAGTTGTAGTGTTGGGTGGTTCAACGAGACGTTTAGAGCGAGAGAAGTTTACGGCAGAATTTGTTCGCCAGCATCCAAATATACCAATTTGGATTACTGGGGGCAGTCCAGCTAGATTCACCCAACAAGTGTTTACCAAAGCTGGTGTTGATCCCAAACGTTTACACTTGGACTATGAAGCTGTAGATACTGTTACTAATTTTACTACGTTGGTAGATGATTTGCAATCTCGCGGCATCAAGAGCGTTTATTTGATTACTTCAGATTTCCACATGCGCCGGGCTTGTGTTATCGGCGAAATTATTTTGGGAAGTCGAGGTATTTATTTAAAACCAGTGCCCGTTCCTTCAGAAAAACCCCCTGAATCTATCGAAAAATCTGTTCGTGATGGAGCTAGAGCCATACTTTGGTTAGCAACTGGTTACACTGGTGTGAATGTAGTTAAAAATAAACGGTAA
- the trxA gene encoding thioredoxin, producing MSTAAQQVTDSSFKQEVLDSDVPVLVDFWAPWCGPCRMVAPVVDEISDQYEGQIKVVKVNTDENPQVASQYGIRSIPTLMIFKDGQKVDMVVGAVPKTTLASTLEKYL from the coding sequence ATGTCAACAGCCGCACAACAAGTTACCGATTCTAGTTTCAAGCAAGAAGTACTCGACAGCGATGTACCCGTTTTAGTTGACTTTTGGGCACCCTGGTGCGGACCATGCCGTATGGTAGCTCCTGTTGTCGATGAAATCTCCGATCAGTACGAAGGTCAAATTAAGGTCGTCAAAGTCAACACGGATGAAAATCCTCAAGTTGCTAGTCAGTACGGCATCCGCAGTATTCCCACATTAATGATTTTTAAAGATGGACAGAAAGTGGATATGGTAGTCGGCGCTGTGCCTAAAACTACATTAGCTTCCACTCTCGAAAAGTATCTTTGA
- a CDS encoding aldose epimerase family protein, which translates to MFSIAVQQQQYKTYILSDEGAGSQLEVVPERGGIITRWRIQGQEIFYLDTERFTHPELSVRGGNPILFPICGNLPDNTYTHNGQQYTLKQHGFARELPWKVTEQETGDKASLTVVLDSNEQTKAVYPFDFQLAFSYELQGNTLEVHQQYKNLSSTPMPFSAGFHPYFLCGDKTQLELEIPSKQYQDNQTKEIHSFDGNFDFSRDEIDFAFGQLTSQSATAIDNSRKLKLTLDYDDFSTYLVFWTVKGKEFYCLEPWSATRNSLNTGDNLTVLAPGASHTASIRLMANFF; encoded by the coding sequence GTGTTTAGCATTGCAGTTCAACAGCAACAGTACAAGACCTACATTCTTTCTGATGAAGGCGCAGGTTCTCAATTAGAAGTCGTACCAGAACGCGGTGGTATCATCACTCGTTGGCGCATTCAAGGGCAAGAAATTTTTTACCTGGACACTGAACGTTTTACTCATCCTGAGTTGAGTGTCAGAGGTGGGAATCCAATTTTGTTTCCTATTTGTGGCAATTTACCAGATAATACTTACACTCACAACGGGCAACAATATACTCTCAAACAACACGGTTTTGCCCGTGAATTGCCGTGGAAAGTAACAGAACAAGAAACTGGAGATAAAGCTAGTCTCACTGTCGTTCTTGATAGCAACGAACAAACCAAAGCAGTTTATCCTTTTGATTTTCAGCTGGCTTTCAGCTACGAACTTCAAGGTAATACCCTAGAAGTCCACCAGCAGTATAAAAACTTGTCATCTACACCAATGCCCTTTTCGGCTGGTTTCCATCCCTACTTTCTGTGTGGTGATAAAACTCAGTTAGAGCTGGAAATTCCCTCTAAGCAGTATCAAGACAATCAAACTAAGGAAATTCACTCTTTTGACGGTAATTTTGACTTTAGCCGTGATGAAATTGATTTTGCTTTTGGACAGTTAACGAGTCAATCGGCCACTGCGATAGATAATAGTCGTAAGTTAAAACTCACTTTGGATTACGATGATTTCTCTACCTACCTAGTATTTTGGACAGTCAAAGGCAAAGAATTCTACTGTCTAGAACCGTGGAGTGCCACCCGTAACTCTCTCAATACTGGTGATAACCTGACTGTGTTAGCACCAGGAGCTAGCCATACAGCATCTATAAGGTTAATGGCAAATTTTTTCTAA
- the pdhA gene encoding pyruvate dehydrogenase (acetyl-transferring) E1 component subunit alpha, translating to MIQERTLPTFNPATTHITKEEGLRLYEDMVLGRLFEDKCAEMYYRGKMFGFVHLYNGQEAVCSGVVQSMRPGEDYVCSTYRDHVHALSAGVPAREVMAELFGKATGCSKGRGGSMHMFSAEHRLLGGYAFVAEGIPVAAGAAFQTKYRREVLGDKNADQVTACFFGDGAANNGQFFETLNMAALWKLPIIFVVENNKWAIGMSHERATSQPEIYKKASVFNMVGVEVDGMDVLAVRAVAQEAVARARAGEGPTLIEALTYRFRGHSLADPDEMRSKAEKEFWFARDPIKKLAAYLLEQNLADEGEIKAIDRKIQDVIDEAVKFAESSPEPDPSELYRFVFAEDE from the coding sequence ATGATTCAAGAGCGTACTTTACCCACTTTTAATCCTGCTACTACGCACATTACTAAAGAAGAAGGGTTACGGTTGTATGAGGATATGGTATTAGGGCGCTTGTTTGAAGACAAGTGCGCTGAAATGTACTACAGGGGCAAGATGTTTGGTTTTGTCCATTTATACAATGGTCAAGAAGCTGTTTGCAGTGGTGTTGTGCAGTCAATGCGACCGGGTGAAGATTATGTTTGTAGTACTTACCGCGACCACGTTCATGCTCTGAGTGCCGGAGTACCAGCAAGAGAGGTAATGGCAGAATTATTTGGCAAAGCCACAGGTTGCAGCAAAGGGCGCGGTGGTTCCATGCACATGTTTTCTGCTGAACATCGCTTGCTAGGTGGCTACGCTTTTGTGGCTGAGGGAATTCCTGTAGCAGCTGGAGCGGCTTTTCAAACCAAATACCGCCGCGAAGTGCTGGGAGATAAAAATGCTGACCAAGTGACAGCTTGCTTTTTTGGCGACGGTGCAGCTAACAACGGTCAATTTTTCGAGACGCTAAATATGGCAGCTTTATGGAAACTGCCAATTATTTTCGTAGTCGAAAATAATAAGTGGGCTATTGGGATGTCTCACGAACGAGCTACTTCCCAGCCAGAGATTTATAAAAAAGCCAGTGTATTTAACATGGTGGGTGTGGAAGTGGATGGCATGGATGTACTAGCAGTCAGAGCCGTGGCTCAAGAAGCTGTAGCCCGTGCCCGTGCAGGTGAAGGCCCAACATTAATTGAGGCGCTTACCTACCGCTTCCGGGGTCATTCCTTGGCAGACCCTGATGAAATGCGAAGCAAAGCAGAGAAAGAATTTTGGTTCGCCCGTGACCCAATTAAGAAGTTAGCAGCTTATTTGCTGGAGCAAAACCTGGCGGATGAGGGAGAAATCAAAGCAATTGATCGTAAAATTCAGGATGTAATCGACGAAGCTGTTAAATTCGCCGAAAGCAGCCCCGAACCAGACCCCAGCGAGTTATATCGTTTCGTGTTTGCAGAAGACGAGTAA
- a CDS encoding restriction endonuclease subunit R yields the protein MTQTLQAKEINLRYLIDNFGIQLVFDDQFFREWQEDLLEISDLDKQLLDKVKTGYFNLLNYPPLLEDVVRMAIIDPILFIGDFYLVPLYIKAEEPIEITDEDEEIIIKGKIDTLVLKDQFWVMVIESKQAEYSIERGLAQILAYMLGNPHPNQPSFGMISSGGEFIFVKLVKGNPTYYALSKGFLIRNPGNELYDVLRILKRLAQLVSV from the coding sequence ATGACGCAAACACTCCAAGCAAAAGAGATCAATTTACGTTACTTAATCGATAATTTTGGTATTCAGTTAGTTTTCGATGACCAATTTTTCCGCGAATGGCAAGAAGATTTATTAGAAATTAGTGATTTAGATAAACAACTTTTAGATAAAGTAAAAACAGGTTATTTTAATCTTCTTAATTACCCACCTTTACTAGAAGATGTTGTGAGAATGGCAATTATAGACCCAATACTTTTTATTGGGGATTTTTATTTAGTACCCTTATATATCAAAGCTGAGGAACCAATAGAGATTACTGATGAAGATGAAGAAATTATCATCAAAGGCAAAATAGATACATTAGTTCTAAAAGACCAATTCTGGGTAATGGTTATTGAGTCGAAACAAGCAGAATATTCCATTGAAAGAGGACTTGCACAAATTTTAGCTTATATGTTAGGTAATCCTCATCCAAATCAGCCTAGTTTTGGGATGATTAGCAGCGGTGGAGAATTTATTTTTGTCAAATTAGTTAAAGGAAATCCAACTTATTATGCTTTATCAAAGGGGTTTTTAATCCGAAACCCTGGAAATGAATTGTATGACGTACTACGAATCCTGAAACGCTTGGCTCAGTTGGTGAGTGTTTAA
- the fba gene encoding class II fructose-bisphosphate aldolase (catalyzes the reversible aldol condensation of dihydroxyacetonephosphate and glyceraldehyde 3-phosphate in the Calvin cycle, glycolysis, and/or gluconeogenesis), translating into MALVPLRLLLDHAAENGYGIPAFNVNNLEQIQAILKAAVETDSPVILQASRGARNYAGENFLRHLILAAVETYPHIPIVMHQDHGNAPATCYSAIKNNFTSVMMDGSLEADAKTPASFEYNVNVTREVVNVAHALGVSVEGELGCLGSLETGAGEAEDGHGFEGTLDHSQLLTDPDEAVDFVEATQVDALAVAIGTSHGAYKFTRKPTGEILAISRIEEIHRRLPNTHLVMHGSSSVPEDLLALINQYGGAIPETYGVPVEEIQKGIKSGVRKVNIDTDNRLAITAAVREALAKKPEEFDPRHFLKPSITYMQKVCAERYQQFGTAGNASKIKQISLEDFAAKYAKGELNVVTKSAAKV; encoded by the coding sequence ATGGCGCTTGTACCACTGCGGCTGCTGTTGGATCACGCAGCTGAAAACGGTTACGGCATCCCAGCTTTCAACGTTAACAATTTGGAGCAGATTCAGGCAATCCTGAAGGCTGCTGTCGAGACAGATAGCCCCGTAATTTTGCAAGCTTCACGCGGCGCTCGTAATTATGCAGGAGAAAACTTTCTACGCCACCTGATTTTGGCAGCCGTAGAAACCTATCCTCATATTCCCATTGTCATGCACCAAGATCATGGTAATGCGCCTGCTACCTGCTACTCAGCAATTAAGAACAACTTCACCAGTGTGATGATGGATGGTTCTTTAGAAGCTGATGCTAAGACCCCCGCTAGCTTCGAGTACAACGTTAATGTTACCCGCGAAGTTGTAAATGTAGCTCATGCTTTGGGTGTCAGCGTTGAAGGTGAACTCGGTTGTTTGGGTTCTCTAGAAACTGGTGCTGGTGAAGCTGAAGATGGTCACGGCTTTGAAGGTACACTCGACCACTCACAACTGCTCACCGACCCCGATGAAGCTGTTGACTTCGTAGAAGCAACTCAAGTAGATGCTTTGGCTGTTGCCATTGGCACCAGCCACGGTGCTTACAAGTTTACCCGCAAGCCGACTGGGGAAATTTTGGCAATCAGCCGCATTGAAGAAATTCACCGCCGTTTGCCTAACACCCACTTGGTAATGCACGGTTCTTCTTCTGTACCTGAAGATTTGCTTGCACTGATTAACCAATATGGTGGTGCAATTCCTGAAACCTACGGTGTACCTGTAGAAGAAATCCAAAAAGGTATTAAGAGCGGTGTACGTAAAGTAAACATTGACACCGACAACCGTTTGGCTATTACTGCTGCTGTCCGTGAAGCTTTAGCTAAAAAACCAGAGGAATTTGACCCCCGTCACTTCCTCAAGCCTTCTATTACATATATGCAGAAGGTTTGTGCTGAACGCTATCAGCAATTTGGTACTGCTGGCAACGCAAGCAAGATTAAACAAATTTCTTTGGAAGATTTTGCTGCTAAGTATGCTAAGGGTGAACTCAACGTTGTTACCAAGTCAGCTGCTAAAGTTTAA
- a CDS encoding IMS domain-containing protein, which translates to MRIPLDYYRILGLPLAASDEQLRQAYSDRIVQLPRREYSQAAISSRKQLIEEAYVVLSDPKQRSTYDHLYLAHAYDPDNLAAAAVAKENRPESTKRGSDTQSLGIEISQDELVGALLILQELGEYELVLKLGRPYLVNKNGAKSVIKSNNLVDEEIYQSAEHPDVVLTVALACLELGREQWQQGHYENAAISLETGQELLVREGLFSSVQAEIQADLYKLRPYRILELLALPQEKTAERRQGLELLQNLLEDRGGIDGTNNDESGLNIDDFLRFIQQLRNHLTVAEQHKLFEAQSKRPSAVATYLAVYALIARGFAQRQPALIRQARQMLIRLGKRQDVHLEQSLCALLLGQTEEATRVLELSQEYEALAFIREKSQDSPDLLPGLCLYAEQWLQYEVFPHFRDLANQQAFLKDYFANQQVQAYLEALPTDAETTNEWAVINPQYFPQRKTNNPSFHNNSTRTSEQFNHSRIPDPDLPKTPIKETSEYANFSPQMWNSSGSVKSEIPTAERMSRGTNQHLNGSVKSAAPGHNQKRRRRKPNQSTIRERIPDNRPYSRRPRRRRAFANTIEGKTRLVWRVFISLVSLLVLWVVATTTFGWLKNLFFPTPPIRGSELFVEINKPPISIPDPNNKIESLEGPLTNATAEEVIRAWLLTKAEAFGPNHEINSLEQILTGSALSQSRQTGEQYRLENQYYKYDHSLKIESVEKSDLFANRAVVKATVKEAKQLYENGQYQKSSNDNLRVRYDLIRERGKWRIESISAVNQII; encoded by the coding sequence GTGCGAATTCCGCTAGATTACTACCGAATTTTAGGACTACCGTTGGCGGCAAGTGATGAACAATTGCGGCAGGCATACAGCGATCGCATTGTACAATTGCCTCGACGTGAGTATTCTCAGGCAGCAATTTCTTCTCGTAAACAACTCATAGAAGAAGCTTACGTGGTTTTATCAGATCCAAAACAACGCAGTACCTACGATCATCTCTATCTTGCCCACGCCTATGACCCTGATAACCTAGCTGCTGCCGCAGTAGCAAAGGAAAATCGTCCAGAAAGCACCAAAAGGGGTAGCGACACTCAGAGTCTAGGTATTGAAATTAGCCAAGACGAATTAGTTGGCGCTTTGTTAATTTTGCAAGAGTTGGGCGAATACGAGCTTGTATTGAAACTGGGTCGTCCCTACCTGGTAAATAAAAATGGTGCTAAAAGTGTAATAAAAAGTAATAATTTAGTAGACGAAGAAATATACCAAAGCGCTGAACATCCAGATGTTGTTCTTACTGTTGCCCTTGCTTGTCTCGAATTAGGTCGTGAACAGTGGCAGCAAGGTCACTATGAAAATGCCGCCATATCCTTAGAAACTGGTCAAGAACTCCTAGTACGTGAAGGATTGTTCTCCAGTGTACAGGCAGAAATTCAGGCGGATCTTTACAAATTGCGACCATATCGAATTTTGGAGTTGTTGGCACTACCTCAAGAAAAAACTGCCGAACGACGCCAAGGCTTGGAATTATTGCAAAACCTTTTAGAAGATCGTGGTGGCATTGATGGCACGAATAATGATGAATCTGGTTTAAATATAGATGACTTTCTGCGATTTATCCAGCAGTTACGCAACCACTTAACAGTTGCAGAACAGCACAAGTTATTTGAAGCCCAAAGCAAACGTCCTTCTGCTGTTGCCACTTACTTAGCTGTTTATGCCTTGATAGCACGGGGATTTGCTCAACGGCAACCGGCTTTAATTCGTCAAGCAAGGCAAATGCTGATCCGTTTGGGCAAGCGCCAAGATGTACATTTAGAACAGTCGCTGTGTGCATTACTCTTAGGACAAACTGAAGAAGCAACTCGTGTTTTAGAACTTAGTCAGGAGTACGAAGCTCTAGCTTTTATTCGGGAAAAATCTCAAGACTCTCCAGATTTATTACCGGGGCTGTGTCTATATGCAGAACAGTGGTTGCAATACGAAGTTTTTCCCCATTTTAGAGATTTAGCAAACCAGCAAGCTTTCCTAAAAGATTACTTTGCAAACCAACAGGTGCAAGCTTATTTAGAAGCACTGCCAACTGATGCAGAAACAACTAATGAATGGGCTGTAATTAATCCTCAATATTTTCCTCAGCGCAAGACAAATAATCCTTCTTTCCACAACAATTCAACTAGGACTTCAGAGCAATTTAATCACAGCAGAATACCTGACCCAGATTTGCCAAAAACACCAATAAAAGAAACGTCCGAATATGCAAACTTCTCACCACAGATGTGGAATTCATCTGGAAGTGTGAAATCAGAGATTCCTACTGCGGAACGGATGAGCAGAGGCACTAATCAACATTTGAACGGTTCAGTTAAAAGTGCTGCACCCGGTCATAACCAAAAGCGTAGGCGAAGAAAACCTAATCAATCTACTATCCGAGAGCGTATACCAGATAATCGTCCTTATTCTCGTCGTCCTCGGCGGCGGCGAGCTTTTGCTAATACCATCGAAGGGAAAACACGGCTGGTATGGAGAGTGTTTATTTCTTTGGTGAGTCTATTAGTTCTCTGGGTGGTAGCTACAACAACTTTTGGATGGTTAAAAAATCTGTTTTTCCCTACACCACCTATACGTGGTTCAGAATTATTTGTGGAAATAAATAAACCACCAATATCTATTCCTGATCCAAATAATAAAATAGAATCACTAGAAGGGCCTCTAACAAATGCAACGGCAGAGGAAGTCATTCGGGCTTGGTTATTAACCAAAGCTGAAGCTTTCGGGCCGAATCATGAGATTAATAGTTTAGAGCAGATTTTAACTGGTTCAGCTTTGTCTCAATCGCGGCAGACTGGTGAACAGTATAGGTTAGAAAACCAATACTACAAGTATGACCATAGTCTGAAGATAGAATCTGTAGAGAAAAGTGATTTATTTGCAAATCGTGCCGTAGTGAAAGCTACGGTTAAGGAAGCGAAACAGTTATATGAAAATGGCCAGTACCAAAAGTCTTCTAACGATAATTTGCGAGTTCGGTATGATTTGATTCGAGAACGAGGTAAATGGCGTATTGAGAGTATATCTG
- a CDS encoding MarC family protein: protein MDIPILIQTFIAVFVLADAVGNIPIVLVLTKGMMPDQRNKVIDKAIVIAIVVLLLFAFAGQIILNYLEISIGSLRVAGGLLLLLIALQMLRGELDQPIIEEGRDVAITPLALPLLAGPGTLTTVMLLMSKSQSPHIAVVVGILGAMFVTWLILRLANVIDQWIGAEGGVIVTQLLGFLLAALAVEIGSTGIKELFLS, encoded by the coding sequence GTGGATATTCCTATTCTCATTCAAACATTTATCGCTGTGTTTGTCTTGGCGGATGCTGTGGGCAATATACCGATTGTTTTAGTTTTGACTAAAGGCATGATGCCAGACCAAAGAAACAAAGTTATAGACAAAGCAATTGTCATTGCGATCGTAGTTCTTTTGCTATTTGCCTTTGCAGGGCAAATAATTTTAAATTACTTGGAAATCAGTATCGGCTCTTTGCGAGTAGCAGGAGGACTATTGTTGCTGTTAATTGCTTTGCAAATGCTGCGAGGAGAATTAGATCAGCCGATTATTGAAGAAGGACGCGATGTCGCAATTACTCCACTAGCTTTACCACTGCTAGCGGGGCCAGGGACTTTGACAACGGTGATGTTGCTGATGTCGAAATCACAGAGTCCGCATATTGCTGTCGTGGTAGGTATCTTAGGAGCGATGTTTGTCACTTGGTTAATTTTGCGTTTAGCAAACGTGATTGACCAGTGGATTGGTGCAGAAGGTGGAGTGATTGTAACTCAACTTTTGGGTTTTTTGTTGGCGGCGCTAGCGGTGGAAATTGGTAGTACGGGAATTAAGGAGTTGTTTTTGAGCTAG